The Apodemus sylvaticus chromosome 4, mApoSyl1.1, whole genome shotgun sequence nucleotide sequence tttctttcatttattgggtatttttggtgttttgttttgttttgttttttaagcaggATGTAAATTATTAGGGGTGATCTGAAACTATACTCTTACATCAGCCTCCGCAGTCCTGGACTGACAGACGTGCAGCACCCCTACACCATTCTCAAATCAAAGAGCAAGGAGCTGTACTTCTCACTAACAGTCAACAAGGAATCACTCCATTGagtttatttaaagatttatttattatgtctaagtacactgtagctgtcttcagacactccagaagaggtcgtcagatattgttacagatggttgtgagccaccatgtggttgctgggatttgaactcaggacctctggaagagcagccagtgctcttaaccgctaagccatctctccagcccccaagttttgttttattttgttttaattacaaattgTTTGCCTTGGTTGTGGTTGTTTtcgtggttttggttttgtgggacaaggtttctctatgtagctctgcttggcctccaactcacagagatccacctgcctctgcttcctgagctctgggatcaaAAGCGAGTGCCACCACACACCATGGCCACCACACGTCACGCTTCACGTGCAGTTTCCCTCCCTTGATTGGGAAGCACTGCACAGGAATCACTGTCCCCGGAAGCTGTCATACACCACATATGTGTCATGGGACGTGAGAGCATACTTCCGGGAGTTAGCACCTCTTCCCACTGTAATTTTCAAAcacaagttattttatttttgcgtCTCTACTTCCGATGGGCTGTGAAAGTGGTAAGGAACAGAGCTGACCCCACAGTGTCTGACTTTATTCCCTGCCTTTATACAGAATCCTCACCACCGACGGGCTGACTGAAGTCATAAAGCGACGGCGGTACTATGAAAAGCCTTGCCGTCGCCGCCAGCGGGAGAGTTATGAGACGTGCCGGAGGATCTACAACATGGAAATGGCTCGAAAGATTAACTTCCTGATGCGCAAGAACCGTGCAGACCCATGGCTGGGCTGCTGAGCGGGGATAGGAGCCCACATTAGTTCTATGCCCAGCTCCTTTATCCAACcaattcctcttccttttctctacaATAAACTCAGTCACAGGTGAACAAAAAGGCTTGGACATACAGGAGCTATCTTATTGCTCCCCAGTGGACCCTTTCTTtgattaaaaggaaaataaagaatgaaaaaaatgggaTAGGAGCAGTAATATTTGTTGCTAGCCTAGGAGAAGGACCAGTCAGGACATACATGTAATAAGAGTTTCTGTTTATAAAGATTTGGGAAAGTTCTAGAAACCATgattccctcccccccaaaaaaaagagaaagaaagaaaaaatattagggctggagagatgactcagcagctaaggaAAGAGCAGCTGCTCTTTTCTAGAGGACTTTGGGTTCCAACACCTACTGGGTGACTGGaggtctgaaactccagttccagatggtCTGTCCACCTTCTGGTCTCTGGGTACTTCgtgcatataatacacataccctgtggctcacaactgtctaactcaAACCCcatgggaatttcttttctgacccACATTGCCATATGTGTgcagtacacagatatacatgctaggcaaacctTATGCAAATGGACTTATACTACTGAACTGTACACTTGgttaaattgttattttattttattttttggtggtttttttcttgtttctcagtctctctacaccaggttggcctcaaatgcTCAGAAAGCTACCtgcctgtttcctgagtgctgggattaaaggtgtgcaccaccatgcctagctaaaTTGCTGtgtttttagaattttaaagCCCCTTTTCTGACTCCATTTGAGGCAAGGAAAGTTTCCaactgtaaaatatatatatactgtattttcTATCCAATTTTTATGAGTCCCAAAAACAACTCTGACTGGAAATGCAGATGTTCTTTCCTGAACTGCCCTTCTTGACCCTTTGAGTAAAGTATGTACGTGCTCTTAATAAATTCTCCTAAAATACCTAACTACTAGACTCAAAAGAATCCCAGGAACAGCCCTTCCCTTAGGATGTTTCTGTCCTTGAA carries:
- the Mrps21 gene encoding 28S ribosomal protein S21, mitochondrial gives rise to the protein MANHLKFIARTVMVQEGNVEGAYRILNRILTTDGLTEVIKRRRYYEKPCRRRQRESYETCRRIYNMEMARKINFLMRKNRADPWLGC